A stretch of the Proteus sp. ZN5 genome encodes the following:
- a CDS encoding polysaccharide pyruvyl transferase family protein, with protein sequence MKIGILTQPLVTNYGGLLQAYALQEYLRKNNFEALTVNIQPKKPKLWGIKGIVLNVIKKYIFRKNFVTIFPQSRKEKKSIRKNTYKFIKNNIKTTVKIESIKKIDILKQYNFNAYIVGSDQVWRPTYSPNIKTYFLDFLKDDTKTIRIAYAASFGLDHCNEFTQKELNTCSELAKKFHLISVREDSAVELCKKHFKVNAQHVLDPTMLLDKKDYIKLIEEDNTFKNPGNMMTYILDKSSDKQKIIDIVANKYNLTPYTVMPTYIDKVFPPVTQWLRGFMEAEYVVTDSFHGVVFSIIFNKPFIAIGNIERGLARFSSILKKFNLEDRIIFSSKDLTSDFLNRNIDYNVINNILLKEKAIASSILLKTLHSK encoded by the coding sequence ATGAAAATAGGAATTTTAACCCAACCTCTTGTTACAAATTATGGTGGTTTGTTACAAGCTTATGCTTTGCAAGAATATTTAAGAAAAAATAATTTTGAAGCTTTAACTGTTAATATTCAACCTAAAAAACCAAAGCTTTGGGGAATAAAAGGCATCGTACTAAATGTTATAAAAAAATATATATTTAGAAAAAATTTTGTAACTATCTTTCCTCAGTCTAGAAAAGAAAAAAAATCAATTCGTAAGAATACATATAAATTTATAAAAAACAATATCAAAACAACAGTAAAAATAGAGTCTATAAAAAAAATAGATATACTTAAACAATATAACTTCAATGCTTATATTGTTGGTAGTGATCAAGTTTGGCGTCCTACATATTCTCCCAATATAAAAACTTATTTTTTAGATTTTTTAAAAGATGATACTAAAACGATTCGTATTGCTTATGCAGCTTCTTTTGGTTTAGATCACTGCAACGAGTTTACTCAAAAAGAATTAAATACTTGTTCTGAGCTAGCAAAAAAGTTTCATCTGATATCAGTTAGAGAAGATAGCGCTGTTGAGTTATGCAAGAAACATTTTAAAGTGAATGCTCAACATGTTTTAGACCCAACAATGTTATTAGATAAAAAAGATTATATTAAACTAATTGAAGAAGATAATACATTTAAAAATCCAGGTAATATGATGACATATATTCTAGATAAATCATCAGATAAACAAAAAATAATCGATATTGTTGCAAATAAATATAATTTAACTCCATATACTGTAATGCCAACATATATTGATAAAGTTTTTCCTCCAGTTACACAATGGCTACGCGGATTTATGGAAGCAGAATATGTTGTAACAGATTCATTTCATGGTGTTGTTTTCTCAATTATTTTTAATAAACCCTTTATAGCTATAGGAAATATTGAACGAGGTTTAGCTCGTTTTAGCTCTATTCTAAAAAAATTCAACTTAGAAGATAGAATTATATTTTCTTCAAAAGACTTAACTAGTGATTTTTTAAATCGTAATATTGATTATAATGTTATTAATAATATTTTATTAAAAGAAAAAGCTATAGCCTCATCAATTTTACTCAAAACTCTTCATAGTAAATAG